From one Lolium rigidum isolate FL_2022 chromosome 4, APGP_CSIRO_Lrig_0.1, whole genome shotgun sequence genomic stretch:
- the LOC124708532 gene encoding aquaporin NIP3-1-like codes for MEAVATTGAETPNLSTPATPGTLSYDRKSMPRFKCLPMAPNVSVLEIPAPDVSLTRKLGAEFVGTFILIFFATAAPIVNQKYGGAISPFGNAACAGLAVTTIILSTGHISGAHLNPSLTIAFAALRHFPWLQVPAYVAVQVLGSICASFALKGVFHPFLSGGVTVPDVTISTAQAFFTEFIITFNLLFVVTAVATDTRAVGELAGIAVGAAVTLNILVAGPTTGGSMNPVRTLGPAVAAGNYRQLWIYLVAPTLGAVAGAGVYTAVKLRDVNGETPRPQRSFRR; via the exons ATGGAAGCGGTGGCCACCACGGGGGCGGAGACGCCGAACCTGTCGACGCCGGCGACGCCGGGCACGCTGTCGTACGACCGCAAGTCCATGCCGCGGTTCAAGTGCCTGCCGATGGCGCCCAACGTCTCCGTCCTGGAGATCCCCGCGCCGGACGTCTCGCTCACCCGCAAG CTGGGCGCTGAGTTCGTGGGCACGttcatcctcatcttcttcgcgacggcggcgccgaTCGTGAACCAGAAGTACGGCGGCGCGATCTCGCCGTTCGGCAACGCGGCGTGCGCGGGGCTTGCCGTGACGACCATCATCCTGTCGACGGGGCACATCTCCGGCGCGCACCTGAACCCGTCGCTGACCATCGCGTTCGCGGCGCTCCGCCACTTCCCCTGGCTCCAGGTCCCCGCCTACGTGGCCGTCCAGGTGCTGGGCTCCATCTGCGCCAGCTTCGCGCTCAAGGGCGTCTTCCAccccttcctctccggcggcgtcACCGTCCCGGACGTCACCATCTCCACCGCCCAGGCCTTCTTCACCGAGTTCATCATCACCTTCAACCTTCTCTTCGTCGTCACCGCCGTCGCCACCGACACCCGAGCC GTGGGCGAGCTCGCCGGCATCGCCGTTGGAGCAGCCGTGACGCTCAACATCCTTGTGGCCGG GCCGACGACGGGAGGGTCGATGAACCCGGTGAGGACGCtggggccggcggtggcggcggggaacTACAGGCAGCTGTGGATATACCTGGTGGCGCCGACGCTGGGCGCGGTGGCCGGCGCCGGCGTGTACACGGCGGTCAAACTCAGGGACGTCAACGGCGAGACCCCGCGCCCGCAGCGGAGCTTCCGGCGCTGA